From a single Micromonas commoda chromosome 5, complete sequence genomic region:
- a CDS encoding predicted protein: MTRGNKAKLDNSKLAKLEPHKLAQTFEQRWVRIDDVEYDVTNFKHPGGSVIFYMLSNTGADATEAFKEFHMRSPKAWKMLKALPQRPAETPRSADPDAPMLQDFARWRAELEKEGFFEPSRLHLAYRCLELCATFALGTFLMYIGRPLLASIVYGAFFGARCGWVQHEGGHNSLTGSIWWDKRIQAATCGFGLSTSGDMWNQMHNKHHATPQKVRHDMDLDTTPAVAFFDTAVEDNRPRGFSKTWARAQAWTFVPITSGVLVQMFWIYVLHPRQVLRKKNYEEASWMFLSHVVRTAVIKLALGCGTAEAYGWFWVGNWIAYMYLFAHFSTSHTHLDVVPSDKHISWVNYAVDHTVDINPRNSIVNWLMGYLNCQVIHHLFPDMPQFRQPEVSRRFVAFAEKWNLNYKVLTYYGAWKATFSNLDRVGQHYYVNGKAKAH, encoded by the coding sequence ATGACCCGGGGCAACAAGGCGAAGCTGGACAACTCcaagctcgccaagctcgagcCCCACAAGCTCGCGCAGACCTTCGAGCAGCGATGGGTccgcatcgacgacgtcgagtaCGACGTCACCAACTTCAAGCACCCGGGCGGCAGCGTCATCTTCTACATGCTCTCCAacaccggcgcggacgccaccgagGCGTTCAAGGAGTTCCACATGCGCTCCCCGAAAGCTTGGAAAATGCTCAAGGCTCTCCCCCAGAGGCCCGCGGAGaccccgaggagcgccgaTCCGGACGCGCCGATGCTCCAAGATTTCGCCCGTtggcgcgcggagctcgagaaggaggGCTTCTTCGAGCCCTCCAGGCTCCACCTCGCGTACCGATGCCTCGAGCTGTGCGCCACGTTCGCGCTCGGCACCTTTCTCATGTACATCGGCCGACCgctcctcgcgtccatcgtctACGGCGCCTTCTTCGGCGCGCGTTGCGGATGGGTCCAGCACGAGGGCGGGCACAACTCGCTCACCGGCTCCATCTGGTGGGACAAGCGCATCCAGGCGGCGACCTGCGGCTTCGGCCTCAGCACTTCCGGCGACATGTGGAACCAGATGCACAACAAGCACCACGCGACGCCACAGAAGGTCAGGCACGACATGGACCTCGAcaccacccccgcggtggcCTTCTTCGacaccgccgtcgaggacaaTCGCCCCCGAGGCTTCTCCAAGacgtgggcgcgggcgcaggCGTGGACGTTCGTGCCCATCACGTCCGGCGTGCTGGTGCAGATGTTCTGGATCTACGTCCTCCACCCGAGGCAGGTGTTGCGCAAGAAAAACTACGAGGAGGCGTCCTGGATGTTCCTCTCGCACGTCGTTCGCACCGCCGTCAtcaagctcgcgctcggctgCGGCACGGCCGAAGCGTACGGCTGGTTCTGGGTCGGCAACTGGATCGCGTACATGTACCTCTTCGCGCACTTCTCCACGTCGCACACGCACCTCGACGTGGTGCCCAGCGACAAGCACATCTCCTGGGTGAACTACGCGGTGGATCACACCGTGGACATCAACCCGAGGAACTCGATCGTCAACTGGCTCATGGGGTACCTCAACTGCCAGGTGATCCATCACCTCTTCCCGGACATGCCGCAGTTTCGGCAGCCGGAGGTGAGCCGCAGGTTCGTGGCGTTCGCGGAGAAGTGGAACCTCAACTACAAGGTGCTGACCTACTACGGGGCGTGGAAGGCGACCTTCTCCAACCTCGACCGCGTGGGGCAGCACTACTACGTCAACggcaaggccaaggcgcacTAA
- a CDS encoding predicted protein: MGAGEEVPRPPLDLTPASLSAARSGRRALELYLARYDDRGGESNGGGASSPPSSSSSEKTVARRMALPSDRGRAPLDRVDGDAPPGPPPLPAVDPEILRRLDERLCAGLRVASSSALTRRRGSTPRHLPGGRIVKPLLPWVRSRPSSELLHRHEWPDAEWPAARRHAPPRGACRRGGNPASSRFERRGVGPGDRSRSAACSVVDRRAVSAHASGSPSIGSSELSSELSSELSSDDSSELSSDDSSDDEEASGRRRHSWRRRSRSSLDARSARGGSSRRDDSYSSPDAAAVARVDALLERLTRAAVGRRDGWRRDDAEFAPSPSSGRTRSPSGDDDASPGDGVLSGAPSGVPSGVPSGVPSGVPSGLSAPPIASSSRPTPRIPEAERASVGTDRETERRERDGDGDDVHVDGRRSRSPAPPSPPPPTTTLLPPRAESMSRSPGPRGGEDATPGARRTAISKMRKHELIEELTERGMDAGGVVKELRDRLRAAREVGGWRGDE; encoded by the coding sequence atgggcgcgggggaggaggtcCCGCGACCGCCCCTGGACctcacccccgcgtcgttgagcgcggcgaggagcgggcgacgcgcgctggagctcTACCTCGCCCGATACGACGACCGAGGCGGAGAgtccaacggcggcggggcgtcgtcgccgccgtcgtcgtcgtcgtcggagaaaACCGTCGCGCGAAGGATGGCGCTCCCGTCGGaccgggggcgcgcgccctTGGAccgggtcgacggcgacgcgccgcccggacCCCCTCCGCTCCCAGCGGTCGATCCCGAGATCCTGCGCCGCCTGGACGAGCGGCTGTGCGCGGggctccgcgtcgcgtcgtcgtcggcgctcacccgccgtcgcggctcgaCGCCCAGGCACCTGCCGGGGGGGAGGATCGTCAAGCCGCTCCTGCCGTGGGTGCGGTCCAGGCCGTCGAGCGAGTTACTCCACCGGCACGAGTGGCCCGACGCCGAGtggcccgccgcgaggcgtcacgccccgccgcgcggcgcgtgccggcgcggggggaacccggcgtcgtcgcggttcGAGCGGCGAGGGGTCGGCCCCGGCGATCGGTCCAGATCCGCCGCTTgctccgtcgtcgatcgccgcgccgtctccgcgcacgcgtcgggcTCGCCCTCGATCGGATCCTCGGAGCTGTCATCGGAGCTGTCATCGGAGCTCTCATCGGACGACTCATCGGAGCTCTCATCGGACGACTCATCGGACGATGAAGAAGCCTCTGGGagacgacgacacagctggcggcggcgttcgcgatcCTCCCTCGACGCTCggtcggcgcgaggcggatcctcccggcgcgacgattcATATTCCTCCccggacgcggccgccgtcgcgcgggtggacgcgctgctGGAGCGCCTGACTCGGGCGGCGGTTGGTCGGCGAGACGGCTGGCGGCGAGACGACGCCGAattcgccccgtcgccgtcctcggggcggacgcgttcgccgagcggcgacgacgacgcgtcgccgggtgaTGGGGTGCTGAGCGGAGCGCCGAGTGGGGTGCCGAGCGGGGTGCCGAGCGGGGTGCCGAGTGGGGTGCCGAGCGGGTTGTCCGCGCCCCCGATCGCGTCATCGTCCAGGCCCACGCCGAGGATACCCGAGGCGGAGAGAGCGTCCGTCGGGACCGATCGGGAAACGGAAAGGCGGGaacgagacggcgacggcgacgacgtccacgtcgacggtCGACGGTCGAGGTCGCCggctcccccgtcgccgccgccgccgacgacgacgttgcTCCCGCCCAGGGCGGAGTCGATGAGCAGGAGTCCGGGGCCGCGCGGTGGGGAGGACGCGaccccgggggcgcggcggacggcgatCAGCAAGATGCGGAAgcacgagctcatcgaggagcTGACTGAGCGCGggatggacgcgggcggggtggtCAAGGAGCTGCGCGACAGGCTGAGAGCCGCGAGGGAAGTCGGCGGTtggcgcggggacgagtgA
- a CDS encoding predicted protein, translated as MGKSPRASQGRSIARRMESSGGRRKQKGDGLVPGSKHAGLFSDDAIASFDELLNSDDVAFRTAPGPPVRRAPPPEPDPAAAAAAGGGGTPSWIPSALRTASSGRWLSWINVAMLLVLLLGAGLAYVYVGGSEWTEPAEADMRLADTAGMVESAPAASEPPSAKDIIEEYRRKRLAKEAKEREERETRLAARMAEVANEATTSPTPEPEPPAPSLEPEAAPPPPRRAMKPKKAATADERAAKPKSKSTESSQPNSKSTESSQPTSKSKTESSQPKSETDEERSARYAREDAAREARIVREDEERKARIEEEERAARARVEELEARARVEELEASSVGAAGGAAKPAAVVDTVDYEEEEDRPAPVRQRKKEREKEREEAPAVAGNLGVDYE; from the coding sequence ATGGGCaagtccccgcgcgcgtcccagGGGCGCTCCATCGCCAGGCGCATGGAGAGCTCGGGGGGCAGGCGGAAGCAGAAGGGCGACGGCCTCGTGCCGGGCTCGAAACACGCCGGGCTCttcagcgacgacgccattGCGAGCTTCGACGAGCTGCTCAactcggacgacgtcgcgtttCGCACGGCGCCCGGTCCGCCGGTGCgcagggcgccgcccccTGAACCCGACccggctgccgccgccgccgccggcggcggcggcaccccgTCGTGGATCCCGTCCGCCCTTCGAACCGCATCGTCCGGTCGATGGCTGAGCTGGATCAACGTCGCGATGCTtctcgtccttctcctcggcgccgggctcgcgtACGTGTACGTGGGCGGCAGCGAGTGGAccgagcccgcggaggcggacatGAGGCTGGCGGACACCGCCGGGATGGTGGAatccgcgccggccgcgtcggagccgccgtcggcgaaggaCATCATAGAGGAGTACCGGCGGAAGCGCCTGGccaaggaggccaaggagagggaggagagggagacgaggctggcggcgaggatggcggaggttgcgaacgaggcgacgacatcgccgacgccggaacccgagccgcccgcgccgtcgctggagccggaggcggcgccgccgccgcctcgacgcgcgatgaagcccaagaaggcggcgacggcggatgaGCGAGCGGCGAAGCCGAAGTCGAAGTCGACCGAGTCGTCTCAACCGAATTCGAAGTCGACCGAGTCGTCTCAACCGACGTCGAAGTCAAAAACCGAGTCGTCTCAACCGAAGTcggagacggacgaggagcggTCAGCTAGGTACGCCCGGGAGGatgcggcgcgggaggcgcggatcgtgcgcgaggatgaggagcGGAAAGCGcgcatcgaggaggaggagagggcggcgagggcccgGGTGGAGGAGTTGGAGGCGAGGGCCCGGGTGGAGGAGTTGGAGGCGAGTAGTGTgggagcggcgggcggggcggcgaagcccgcggcggtcgtcgacACCGTCGAttacgaggaggaggaggacaggcccgcgcccgtgcggCAAAGGAAGAAGGAGAGGGAGAAGGAGAGGGAGGAagcgccggcggtggcggggaaCCTCGGGGTGGACTACGAGTAG
- a CDS encoding predicted protein, with protein sequence MASIVNAASAASRVAAPSKATAASNMARASAFHGLRAHKASSVKASARSGAQVVKASADSDAATFGRRDIAKGALAGLSAAAIAAMPAGPAKAEEVSKFWEIVDLPLEPGVILLDIAFVPDDPKHGFLLGTRQTILETFDGGKTWDFKSIPAAFDDDVNYRFNSVSFNGKEGWIVGKPAILLHTTDGGDTWERVGLSPRLPGAPVLITATGRAGQAEMVTDEGAIYLTTDAARNWKAAVEETISATLNRTVSSGVQGASYYTGTLSTIARNNDGDYIGLSSRGNFYMTWSPGQAYWQPHNRSSGRRVQSMGWRPDGGIWELTRGGGIFFSNTDGLPENDDDFSEGKIGSRGFGLLDLTAKPNGKQFWIVGGSGSVFYSNDAGKSWKRDRGTDNVAGNLYNVKFSSDDSGFILGNDGILLRYVGPK encoded by the coding sequence ATGGCCTCCATCGtgaacgccgcctccgcggcctcccgcgtcgccgcgccctccaaggccaccgccgcctccaacatggcgcgcgcctccgccttccACGGCCTTCGCGCCCACAAGGCCTCCTCCGTCAaggcctccgcgcgctccggcgCGCAGGTCGTGAAGGCCTCGGCCGAttcggacgccgccaccttcgGGCGCCGTGACATCGCcaagggcgcgctcgccggcctCTCCGCtgcggccatcgccgcgatgcccgcgggccccgccaaggctgaggaggtGTCCAAGTTTTGGGAGATCGTCGACCTCCCGCTCGAGCCCGGGGTCATCCTCCTGGACATCGCGTTCGTCCCCGACGATCCCAAGCACGGATTCCTCCTCGGTACCCGCCAGACGATCCTCGAGAccttcgacggcggcaaGACCTGGGACTTTAAGtccatccccgccgcctttGACGACGATGTGAACTACCGATTCAACTCCGTTTCCTTCAACGGCAAGGAGGGCTGGATCGTCGGCAAGCCCGCGATTCTCCTCCACaccaccgacggcggcgacacgTGGGAGAGGGTCGGCCTCTCCCCCAggctccccggcgcccccgtgcTCATCACCGCCACCGGCCGAGCGGGCCAAGCCGAGATGGtcaccgacgagggcgcAATCTACCTCaccaccgacgcggcgcgaaacTGGAAAGCCGCCGTGGAGGAGACCATCTCCGCCACCCTCAACCGCACGGTGTCCTCCGGCGTGCAGGGTGCCTCCTACTACACCGGCACCCTGTCCACCATCGCGCGGAACAACGACGGCGACTACATCGGCCTGTCGTCGCGCGGCAACTTTTACATGACCTGGTCCCCGGGCCAGGCGTACTGGCAGCCGCACAACCGCTCCTCGGGCCGCAGGGTGCAGAGCATGGGCTGGCGCCCCGACGGTGGGATCTGGGAGCtcactcgcggcggcggcatcttcTTCAGCAACACCGACGGGCTCCccgagaacgacgacgacttctcCGAGGGTAAGATTGGCAgccgcggcttcggcttGCTCGACCTCACGGCCAAGCCCAACGGCAAGCAGTTCTGGATCGTGGGTGGCTCGGGCAGCGTCTTCTACTCCAACGACGCGGGTAAGAGCTGGAAGCGCGACCGCGGGACCGACAACGTGGCGGGTAACCTCTACAACGTCAAGTTCAGCTCCGACGACAGCGGATTCATCCTGGGCAACGacggcatcctcctccgctACGTCGGCCCCAAGTAA
- a CDS encoding predicted protein: protein MAERATGLGLVNRRGVAAKEKFGTIVEDAPNINISGSGAGSTPTSSGDGSVANGEPGTFGYKIQEFDSASSLGSLADRVAEFVTPERTPEKTPHRAVGLLFWACTAELWRRLLGWYFLPFGLYFASLVHPAFSPSAHRTQRGQHASQVGLVVMIYAFLLSALLVYPNYFLFCAHPWIRAVFIGYISWYVFVDYATPESGKRFLPWTRRLPFWNKLADYFPVRLHKSCDLDPAGNYLFGYHPHGIIGVGALITFATNATGFEQAFPGLDLRLLTLAINFMFPFTREVLMALGINSVTRASVQRNLTRAPGASVAIVVGGAAEALDARPGWAVLTLARRKGFVKMALKTGASLVPVFAFGENDIFEQMDNPEGSPLRRFQLWMKQLIGVTPPAFYGRSLSGGVLRRMFRSGKGPMPKRESIEVVVGHPIPCPKIAEPTLRQIDEYHALYLSSLKELYDTHRRLFHKLKRAGSHDDLHARMSKMKEIKFS from the exons atggcggagcgggcgacggggctcGGACTCGTCAaccgccgaggcgtcgccgcgaaggagaagTTCGGAACCATAGTGGAGGATGCGCCCAACATTAATATCTCGGGCAGCGGCGCCGGGTCCACGCCCACGTCCTCCGGCGACGGAAGCGTCGCTAACGGCGAGCCCGGGACGTTCGGCTACAAGATCCAGGAGTTCgacagcgcgtcgtccctcggGTCCCTCGCCGACAGGGTCGCGGAGTTCGTCACGCCGGAGAGGACGCCGGAGAAGACCCCACATCGCGCCGTGG GCTTGCTGTTCTGGGCGTGCACCGCGGAGCTGTGGCGGCGCCTGCTCGGGTGGTACTTCCTCCCCTTTGGTCTGTACTTTGCGTCGCTGGTGCACCCTGCGTTTAGTCCGTCGGCGCACCGCACGCAGCGGGGGCAGCACGCGTCGCAGGTTGGCCTGGTCGTCATGATCTACGCGTTCTTACTGTCCGCGCTGCTGGTGTACCCGAACTACTTCCTCTTCTGCGCCCACCCGTGGATCAGGGCCGTGTTCATAGGGTACATCAGCTGGTACGTGTTTGTCGACtacgcgacgccggagagCGGAAAACGATTTTtaccgtggacgcggcggctgccgtTCTGGAACAAGCTCGCGGATTACTTCCCGGTGCGGCTGCACAAGTCGTGCGACCTGGACCCGGCGGGTAACTACCTGTTCGGGTACCACCCGCACGGCATCAtaggcgtcggcgcgctcataaccttcgcgacgaacgcCACCGGGTTTGAGCAGGCGTTTCCCGGCTTGGACCTGCGACTGCTCACGCTGGCGATTAACTTTATGTTCCCGTTCACGCGCGAGGTGCTCATGGCGCTGGGGATCAACAGCGTGACGAGGGCGAGCGTGCAGAGGAACCTGACCAGggcgcccggggcgtcggtggcgatcgtggttggcggcgcggcggaggcgttggATGCGCGACCGGGTTGGGCGGTGCTGACGCTCGCTCGGCGAAAGGGTTTCGTGAAGATGGCGCTGAAGACTGGCGCCAGCCTCGTGCCGGTGTTTGCGTTCGGCGAGAACGATATATTCGAGCAGATGGACAACCCCGAGGGCAGCCCGCTTCGCAGGTTCCAGCTGTGGATGAAGCAGCTCATCGGCGTCACGCCGCCGGCCTTTTACGGCCGAAGCCTCTCCGGGGGGGTGCTTCGACGGATGTTCCGAAGCGGAAAGGGCCCGATGCCGAAGCGGGAGTCCATCGAGGTCGTGGTCGGGCACCCGATCCCTTGCCCCAAGATTGCGGAGCCGACGCTGCGGCAGATTGACGAGTACCACGCGCTCTATCTGTCGAGCCTGAAGGAGCTCTACGACACCCACAGGCGGCTGTTTCACAAGCTGAAGCGCGCAGGGAGCCACGACGATTTGCACGCGAGGATGAGCAAGATGAAGGAGATAAAGTTTTCGTGA
- a CDS encoding predicted protein encodes MDSEFDNPSPLVRRARSRSCTARTSRVDDSNDRTVEPFASTEIFDHIKNINDPEHPYSLEQLDVVKEAGLLVEGSRVKVVFTPTVPSCSMVTLIGLSIRLKLSRVLPKRFKVDTIVYPGSHTSEMSVNKQLNDKERVAAALENPNLVQKVDLCLSGKTAF; translated from the coding sequence ATGGACTCCGAATTTGATAATCCTTCACCCCTcgttcgacgagcgcggtcgAGATCGTGTACCGCGAGGACGAGTCGGGTCGATGACAGCAATGATCGTACGGTCGAACCATTTGCCTCTACAGAGATTTTCGACCACATCAAGAACATCAACGATCCCGAACATCCTTACAGCCTTGAGCAGCTAGATGTCGTGAAGGAGGCTGGATTGCTGGTGGAAGGATCGCGCGTGAAAGTTGTCTTCACCCCGACTGTCCCTAGTTGCAGTATGGTGACCCTGATCGGCCTTTCAATTCGATTGAAACTCTCTCGGGTACTTCCAAAAAGATTCAAAGTTGACACAATTGTCTATCCCGGGTCGCATACTTCGGAAATGTCTGTCAACAAGCAGCTTAATGATAAGGAGCGCGTGGCTGCAGCTTTGGAAAATCCAAATCTAGTACAAAAGGTCGACTTGTGTCTGAGCGGCAAAACCGCGTTTTGA